CGACATCGACTGCAAGGTCGACGGGTTCGGCCCGATGCAGCTCAAGTCCAGCCTGGTCCGGAAGGCCTGATCGTGTTCAAGCGCACCAAGTCCCCCGCCGCCCCCGAGCCCGCACCGGACGGTGAGGGCAAGGTCGGCGGAAAGGGCCGCCCGACGCCGACGCGCAAGGAGGCCGAGGCCGCCGCCAAGGCGCGCGCCAAGGCACCCACCGACCGCCGCGACGCCTCGCGTCGCCAGCGGGAGTACCGCGCCGAGGAGAGCCGCAAGATCCGCCAGGGCATGAAGAGCGGCGACGAGCGCTACTTCCTGCCCCGCGACAAGGGCCGGGTGCGCCGCTTCATCCGCGACTACGTCGACCGCCGCTTCTCCATCGTCGAGATGGTCATCCCGTTGATGATCATCGGCCTGATGCTCGGCTACACCGGCAACTCGGCGCTCGTGCAGGCCTCCAGCATGGTCCTGCTCGCCACCGTGCTGTTCGTCGTGACCGACATGCTCGTCCTCCGCTTCCGGCTGCGCCGCGAGCTGCGCACCCGCTTCCCCGACGAGCCGCTCAAGGGCACGACCTACTACGCGCTGACCCGGTCGATGCAGATGAAGTTCATGCGCCTGCCCAAGGCCCGCGTCAAGATCGGGCAGCCGCTGCCCGAGGACTACGACAAGTAGCACCAAGCATGCGCTAGGTTTCAGGCGCATGAAGGTCATCGCCGCGCTGCACGGCCCCGGCCCCGCCCTGCTCAAGCCCGCGTTCCGCGCGGAGGTCGCCGCGACCGGCGCCACCCGCCTGCAGGTCAACGTCGACGACGACGAGGTCGCGCCGGCGATGAGGTTCGGCCCCGGTACGCCGATCACGGCCGTGGTGACGGCGTGGACGGACCGCGACCCCGCGCCCCTTCTCGACGTCGTACGACGCCACGACCCGGACGTGCACGCGTGGTCGGTGGACGAGCGCGAGCCGCTGGTCCCGCCCGCGGTGGCCGACGGCGCACGCACCGACGCGCTGGCGAACCTGGCGTTCCTGCGCCGCCCGGCGGCGATGCCGCACGCTGCCTGGCTCGCCGACTGGCTGGACCGCCACACGCAGGTAGCGATCGACACGCAGGGCACCTTCGGCTACGTCCAGAACCCGGTCGTTGCGCACCTCACCGACGGCGGACGCGACGTGGCCGGCATCGTCGAGGAGCTGTTCCCCATGGCGGCGATGGCCGACCAGCACGCGTTCTACGGCAGCGGTGGCGACGACGAGGAACTCCAGCGCCGGTTCACGATGCTGATGGACAGCTGCGCCCGGTTCGGCGCCGCCGAGGGTCTCGACCTGGTTCCGACGAGCCGCTACCGCTTCACGCTGTAGGAACGACCCCATCCCTGACGGCAGGCCGAGATCGCTCCGCGCGTGCCGTGCGGTAGCCGGAGGTCGTCGCGCCGCCCGCCGCTTCTGCACGGAGGAGCGAGCGAGGAACGAGCGAGCGGGGGAGGAAGAAGCGGCGTTGGCAGGCGGCGCGACATGCGCGCGAAGCGCGCCAGGCAGCTCAGCCCAGGATCTCCGAGCGCCGCGGCGAGCGGGTCAGCGCCGGGTCGGAGGTGACGACGCCGTCGAGCGCCCCGTCGATCGCTGCCAGGGTGTCGGCGTCGAGCGTGATCCCGGCGGCCTTGACGTTCTCGGTGACCTGCTCGGGCCGGCTGGCGCCGATGATCGCGGCCGAGACGTTGTCGTTCTGCAGCACCCAGGCGACGGCGAGCTGGGCCAGGGACAGGCCGGCGGCGTCGGCGATCGGCTGCAGCAGCTGGACCCGCTCGAGCACGTCGTCGCGCAGCCAGCGGCTGATGTCGTTGGCGCCGCCCTTCTCGTCGGTGGCCCGGGAGCCGGCGGGCGGCGCCTGGCCGGGACGGTACTTGCCGGTCAGCACGCCCTGGGCGATGGGCGACCAGACGATCTGGCCGATGCCGAGCTCGCGGCAGGTCGGGACGACCTCGCTCTCGATGACCCGCCAGAGCATGGAGTACTGCGGCTGGTTGGAGACCAGCGGCACCCGCAGCTCGCGGGCCAGCTCGGCGGCCGACCGGATCTCCTCGGCCCGCCACTCCGAGACGCCGATGTAGAGCGCCTTGCCCGACCGTACGACGTCCGCGAACGCCACCATGGTCTCCTCGAGCGGCGTCTCGTGGTCGTAGCGGTGGGCCTGGTAGAGGTCGACGTAGTCGGTGCCGAGCCGGCGCAGCGAGCCGTCGATCGACTCCAGGATGTGCTTGCGGGACAGCCCGTGGTCGTTGTGCTTGCCGGGCCCGGTCGGCCAGAAGACCTTGGTGAAGATCTCCAGGCCCTCGCGCCGCTCGCCGGCCAGCGCCCGGCCGAGCACGGTCTCGGCGGCGGTGTTGGCGTAGACGTCGGCGGTGTCGAAGGTGGTGATCCCCTCGTCGAGCGCGCGGCGCACGCAGGCCAGCGCGCCGTCCTCCTCGACCTGGGAGCCGTGGGTGATCCAGTTGCCGTAGGCGATGGCCGAGATGCGGAGGCCACTCGCCCCGAGGTTGCGAATCTCCATGCCCCGACCATAGGGCGCGGCTCCTCATCCCGCGCCTGCTGCGCGGACTTTCGGACTCGATCTGGCTGCGTTGGCGTCGCTCGAAGGGCGATCCAGCACGTCATCGCTCCGCCGCCTTGCCAGATCGGCCCGAAAGCCCGCTCGCGACGGCGCGGGACAAGGAGCCACACCCTAGTCGCCGATGCCACACCCCCGCCCTGACAGGATGGCCGGCATGGTCGTTGCTGACGTCTCCGTACGGGTCGCCTGGCCGGCCGACGCCACCGGGATCGCGGCGGTCCAGCTGCGCGCCTGGCAGGAGCGGTACGACGCCGGCCCGGCCCTCGACGTCCCCACCCTCACCGAGGCGTGGCGCCAGTCCCTCTCCCGGCCCCCGGAGGCCCGGCACCGCGCCCTCGTGGCGCTCGCCGGCGACCAGGTCGTCGGGTTCGCGCTGACCGGCCCGAACGCCGATCCCGACGCCGATCCGGCCGCCGACGGTGAGATGGCCGAGTTCACCGTGAGTCCGGACGCCACCCGCGCCGGGCACGGCTCGCGACTGCTGCAGGCCTGCGCCGACACCCTGGCCGCCGACGGCTTCGCACGTGCCGTGTGCTGGCTGGACGCGACCGACGACGTGCTGCGGGCCTTCTTGACCAGTGCCGGCTGGGAGGCGGACGGCGCGAGCCGCGAGCTCGCCGACGAGTCCGGTACGACGCTCAAGCAGGTCCGGCTGCACACCGGTCTCGCATAGCCCGTGGCCGAGCCGACCAGGCGGACCGTGATCCGCGACAGCCTCGGCGTCGCGATCGCGACCGGCACCTACGGCCTGAGCTTCGGCGCGGTCGGCGTCGCGTCCGGGCTGAGCCTGGCCCAGACCTGCGCGCTCTCGCTGGTCATGTTCACCGGCGCCTCGCAGTTCGCGCTGGTGGGCGTCCTGGGGTCGGGTGGAACGCCGATCGCGGGGGCGCTGACGGCGATGCTGCTCGGCACCCGCAACGCCCTCTACGGCCTGCGCCTGGCTCCCCTGCTCGGCTATCGAGGCTGGCGCCGGGCAGCCGCGGCACAGGTCCTCATCGACGAGTCGACCGCGATGGCGGTGACCCGTCCCGACCGAGACCTGGCGCGCACGGGGTTCCTCACCACCGGGGTGACGATCTTCGTGCTGTGGAACCTCACCACGTTCGCCGGTGCGGTGGCCGGCGAGCAGCTCGGCGACCCGCGCGACCTCGGCCTGGACGCAGCCGTGGGCGCAGCCTTCCTCGCGCTGCTGTGGCCACGGCTGACCACGCCGGTGCTGAAGGCGACCGCGGCCCTGGCTGCACTGGTGGCGGCGGGCGCGGTGACGGTGACCCCGGCCGGCGTACCCGTGCTGGTGGCGGCCGGCGTCGCCGTGCTCGTGGGAGCGCTGACCCGGTGATGTGGTGGGCGGTGCTCAGCGCCGGCGTCGGCTGCTACCTGCTCAAGCTGGCCGGGCTCTCCGTGCCCGCACGGGTGCTCGGCAACCCGCTGGTGGCCCGGATCGCGGACCTGATCCCGGTCGCCCTGCTGGCCGCCCTGGTGACGGTGCAGGTGCTCGCCGCGCCTGAGGGCCGCGCGCTGGTGCTCGATGCACGGGTGCTGGCGCTGGGCGTGGCCGTGCTGCTCCTCCTCGCACGGGCGCCGTTCCTGGTCGTCGTGTTCGGCTCGGCCGCGGCCGCCGCGCTGGTCCGGCTGCTCTGAGCGCCGGGGAGGCTAGCCGAGGTCGAGGAAGTGCTCCAGGCCCACCGTCAGGCCCGGGAACGACCCGATCCGGCGTACGCCGGTCAGCACGCCGGGCGTGAACGAGACCCGGTCGAGCGAGTCGTGGCGGATGGTCAGGGTCTCCCCCAGCCCGCCGAGGATGACCTCCTGGTGGGCGACCAGTCCCCGCACCCGCACGCTGTGGACGCGTACGCCGTCGACTTCGGCGCCCCGCGCGCCCTCGAGCCCGGTGCTGGTCGCGTCGGGGATCGGCGCGCTGCCGGCCTCGCGGCGGGCGGCGGCGATCAGCTCGGCCGTGCGGCCGGCCGTGCCGCTGGGGGCGTCGGCCTTGGTCGGGTGGTGCAGCTCGACGACCTCGACCGACTCGAAGAAGGGCGCGGCGACCGCGGCGAAGCGCATCATGAGGATCGCACCGATGGAGAAGTTGGGGGCGATGAGGACGCCGGTGCCGGGGCTGTCCGCGAGCCAGCCGCGCAGCGTCTCGAGGCGCGTGTCGTCGAAGCCCGTCGTACCGACGACGGCGTGGATGCCGTTCTCGATGCAGAAGCGCAGGTTGTCCATCACCACGTCGGGATGGGTGAAGTCGACGACCACCCGGGTGCCGCTGTCGACCAGCGAGGCGACCGCGTCGCCCTGGTCGATCCCGACGGTGAAGTCGAGGTCGTCGGCACTCTCGACGGCCTTGACGACCTCCGCGCCCACCTTGCCCCGGGCACCGAGGACGCCCACCTGGAGGCGCTCAGCAGCACCCTGATCCGCGACACGTGAACTCACGCCACCAAGGTAGTGCGTCACCCCGGCTCGCGTTCTGGCAGGCTGACCCCCATGGTGAACAAGATCCCGGCCCGGATCCGGTGGGCGGTGGACTTCATGGACGTCCAGCCCAACGACCACGTGCTGGAGATCGGCTGCGGAAATGGCGCGGCCGCCGACCTCATCTGCCGACGCCTCGAGGGCAAGGGCAAGATGTTCGCGATCGACCGGTCCGAGGCCGGCGTGGACCGCACCAAGGCCCGCTGCGCCGAGCACATCGCCGCCGGCCGGCTCACGGTGCGCCAGATCGACCTCGCCACGCTGCGGGTGCCGGTCAAGCGCCTCACGAAGGTCTTCGCGTTCGACGTCAACCTGTTCTGGGTGCGCGACGCGAGCGAGGAGATCGCACTGCTCCACGAGCGGCTGATGCCCGGGGGCTCGGTGAACCTCTTCTTCGACACCACCCGCCCCGAGCAGGTGCCCGACATCCTCGCGAAGGCGTCCGAGCAGCTGCGCGACGGCGGCTTCCGCGTCTACATCGTGGACTCCAAGATGCCGCCGGTCATCGGCATCATCGGCCGCCGCTGACCCGTCCCGAGGCCCTCCCGGGGCCGCCCCCGATTCGACGCGGCGGGGTCACTCCTTGTTAACGTGCGGGAGCAGTACGCCCGTCTCGGGGCTGGCCTGACCTCAATATCGGACCTCTCTCACCGCCTCGGCGCGCGTGCTCGTCCTGATCGGCGAGACCCTGGAGAGACGTGA
The genomic region above belongs to Nocardioides sp. QY071 and contains:
- a CDS encoding AzlD domain-containing protein; this translates as MWWAVLSAGVGCYLLKLAGLSVPARVLGNPLVARIADLIPVALLAALVTVQVLAAPEGRALVLDARVLALGVAVLLLLARAPFLVVVFGSAAAAALVRLL
- the dapB gene encoding 4-hydroxy-tetrahydrodipicolinate reductase, with the translated sequence MSSRVADQGAAERLQVGVLGARGKVGAEVVKAVESADDLDFTVGIDQGDAVASLVDSGTRVVVDFTHPDVVMDNLRFCIENGIHAVVGTTGFDDTRLETLRGWLADSPGTGVLIAPNFSIGAILMMRFAAVAAPFFESVEVVELHHPTKADAPSGTAGRTAELIAAARREAGSAPIPDATSTGLEGARGAEVDGVRVHSVRVRGLVAHQEVILGGLGETLTIRHDSLDRVSFTPGVLTGVRRIGSFPGLTVGLEHFLDLG
- a CDS encoding DUF3043 domain-containing protein, with the translated sequence MFKRTKSPAAPEPAPDGEGKVGGKGRPTPTRKEAEAAAKARAKAPTDRRDASRRQREYRAEESRKIRQGMKSGDERYFLPRDKGRVRRFIRDYVDRRFSIVEMVIPLMIIGLMLGYTGNSALVQASSMVLLATVLFVVTDMLVLRFRLRRELRTRFPDEPLKGTTYYALTRSMQMKFMRLPKARVKIGQPLPEDYDK
- a CDS encoding class I SAM-dependent methyltransferase, translated to MVNKIPARIRWAVDFMDVQPNDHVLEIGCGNGAAADLICRRLEGKGKMFAIDRSEAGVDRTKARCAEHIAAGRLTVRQIDLATLRVPVKRLTKVFAFDVNLFWVRDASEEIALLHERLMPGGSVNLFFDTTRPEQVPDILAKASEQLRDGGFRVYIVDSKMPPVIGIIGRR
- a CDS encoding GNAT family N-acetyltransferase, whose protein sequence is MVVADVSVRVAWPADATGIAAVQLRAWQERYDAGPALDVPTLTEAWRQSLSRPPEARHRALVALAGDQVVGFALTGPNADPDADPAADGEMAEFTVSPDATRAGHGSRLLQACADTLAADGFARAVCWLDATDDVLRAFLTSAGWEADGASRELADESGTTLKQVRLHTGLA
- a CDS encoding aldo/keto reductase family protein; its protein translation is MEIRNLGASGLRISAIAYGNWITHGSQVEEDGALACVRRALDEGITTFDTADVYANTAAETVLGRALAGERREGLEIFTKVFWPTGPGKHNDHGLSRKHILESIDGSLRRLGTDYVDLYQAHRYDHETPLEETMVAFADVVRSGKALYIGVSEWRAEEIRSAAELARELRVPLVSNQPQYSMLWRVIESEVVPTCRELGIGQIVWSPIAQGVLTGKYRPGQAPPAGSRATDEKGGANDISRWLRDDVLERVQLLQPIADAAGLSLAQLAVAWVLQNDNVSAAIIGASRPEQVTENVKAAGITLDADTLAAIDGALDGVVTSDPALTRSPRRSEILG
- a CDS encoding AzlC family ABC transporter permease; its protein translation is MAEPTRRTVIRDSLGVAIATGTYGLSFGAVGVASGLSLAQTCALSLVMFTGASQFALVGVLGSGGTPIAGALTAMLLGTRNALYGLRLAPLLGYRGWRRAAAAQVLIDESTAMAVTRPDRDLARTGFLTTGVTIFVLWNLTTFAGAVAGEQLGDPRDLGLDAAVGAAFLALLWPRLTTPVLKATAALAALVAAGAVTVTPAGVPVLVAAGVAVLVGALTR